From the genome of uncultured Pseudodesulfovibrio sp., one region includes:
- the gcvT gene encoding glycine cleavage system aminomethyltransferase GcvT, whose product MENLETTPLNQWHRENGAKMAPFAGFDMPVQYKGIIIEHKHTREKAGIFDICHMGEFKLSGQGAKDGLNKIVSHDLNTLAPGKCRYGFLLNASGGINDDLIIYCLAEDEYMLVVNGACRQKDFGHIAANLPAGLSFTDISDETGKIDVQGPESLDVLNDLFGSRWNHLKYFNFEQTEALGFPMIVSRTGYTGELGYELYLPADKALEIWEKLAADERVEPVGLGARDTLRLEIGYPLYGQDLDEQRTPVEAGAGFFLKKESEYIGKSGLGRVDESLIPLTIEGRRTARHNDEVCLPNGEKTGIITSGSFAPSLGHCIALAYVRAEDADKDTFIIKTARAELEAKKTALPFYKEGSARMKTE is encoded by the coding sequence TTGGAAAACCTGGAAACCACCCCACTCAACCAGTGGCACCGGGAAAACGGCGCCAAGATGGCCCCGTTCGCCGGTTTCGACATGCCGGTGCAGTACAAGGGCATCATCATTGAACATAAGCATACCCGCGAAAAAGCGGGCATCTTCGACATCTGCCACATGGGCGAGTTCAAACTCTCCGGCCAGGGCGCAAAGGACGGTCTGAACAAGATCGTCAGCCATGACCTGAACACGCTGGCTCCGGGCAAATGCCGCTACGGCTTCCTGCTCAATGCCTCGGGCGGCATCAACGATGACCTGATCATCTATTGCCTGGCCGAAGACGAATACATGCTCGTGGTCAATGGCGCTTGCCGTCAGAAGGATTTCGGCCACATCGCGGCCAACCTTCCCGCCGGGCTGTCCTTTACGGACATCAGCGACGAGACCGGCAAGATCGACGTGCAGGGCCCCGAAAGTCTGGACGTGCTCAATGATCTTTTTGGCTCCAGGTGGAATCATCTTAAATATTTCAATTTCGAGCAGACAGAAGCCCTCGGTTTTCCGATGATCGTCAGCCGCACCGGCTACACTGGCGAGCTGGGGTACGAACTCTACCTGCCTGCAGACAAGGCTCTGGAAATTTGGGAGAAGCTGGCCGCTGACGAGCGCGTGGAGCCGGTCGGCCTTGGGGCGCGAGACACTCTGCGCCTTGAGATCGGCTATCCGCTGTATGGACAGGATTTGGACGAGCAGCGCACCCCGGTTGAGGCCGGTGCAGGCTTTTTCCTCAAGAAGGAGTCCGAGTACATCGGCAAGTCCGGCCTAGGTCGAGTGGACGAATCCCTGATCCCCCTAACCATCGAAGGCCGCCGCACGGCTCGGCACAACGACGAAGTCTGCCTGCCCAACGGCGAGAAGACCGGCATCATCACCAGCGGCTCCTTCGCCCCGAGCCTTGGCCACTGCATTGCGCTCGCCTACGTGCGGGCCGAGGACGCGGACAAGGACACCTTCATCATCAAAACCGCCCGTGCCGAACTGGAAGCGAAAAAGACGGCCCTGCCCTTCTACAAGGAAGGCTCGGCCCGCATGAAGACCGAATAA
- the yedF gene encoding sulfurtransferase-like selenium metabolism protein YedF, producing MTDISLDCKGLPCPQPVLRCKETVEKEGPAHLVVIVDNEPAKENVSRFLTMQGYAVQAEKSGADFVVTALRDKSENAECEECAVMTDAELKGEDKDKILVFVPTDVIGSGDDTLGGNLMYNFMVTLKELGDELWRIILVNGGVKLAVPGSRCLEELQKLEKSGVSILVCGTCLEFFGLTDKRAVGDVTNMLDVVTSFQLATKSIQV from the coding sequence ATGACTGACATTTCCCTCGATTGCAAAGGACTCCCCTGCCCCCAGCCCGTGCTTCGTTGCAAGGAGACCGTGGAAAAGGAAGGCCCGGCCCATCTGGTGGTCATCGTTGACAACGAACCGGCCAAAGAGAACGTTTCCCGTTTTTTGACCATGCAGGGCTACGCCGTGCAGGCGGAGAAGTCCGGTGCGGATTTCGTCGTCACCGCTCTGCGCGACAAGTCGGAGAACGCCGAGTGCGAGGAATGCGCGGTCATGACCGACGCCGAGCTCAAGGGTGAGGACAAGGACAAAATCCTGGTTTTCGTGCCCACGGATGTCATCGGCTCGGGTGACGACACCCTGGGCGGCAACCTGATGTATAATTTCATGGTCACCCTCAAGGAACTGGGCGACGAGCTGTGGCGCATCATTCTGGTCAACGGCGGCGTCAAGCTGGCCGTGCCCGGCAGCCGGTGCCTGGAGGAACTCCAGAAGCTCGAGAAAAGCGGCGTGTCCATCCTGGTTTGCGGCACCTGCCTGGAGTTTTTTGGTCTGACCGACAAGCGCGCAGTGGGCGACGTGACAAACATGCTCGACGTGGTCACCAGCTTCCAGCTTGCCACCAAGTCCATTCAGGTCTAG
- a CDS encoding lysophospholipid acyltransferase family protein, translated as MKIPIDPAAFAPFIAWLFKLWVRTLRFKPEGHTDFVRLNKQGQPIVVALWHGEIFPVTAFGHTLTSHLVTFVSQSKDGEVIARMLERIGHTTVRGSSTRGGVRALIKARRIMEKENRMAVFTIDGPKGPRHKAKEGVIFLAQLAGAKIVPLRAFPKRKKVFEKSWDRFVLPMPFTRCPVYIGEPMEVTTEKLTEEVMARETARLEARMHELKPE; from the coding sequence ATGAAAATACCGATTGATCCTGCTGCGTTCGCGCCCTTCATTGCCTGGCTTTTCAAGCTGTGGGTTCGGACCCTTCGTTTCAAGCCGGAGGGTCATACCGATTTTGTCCGGTTGAATAAACAGGGCCAGCCCATTGTCGTTGCCCTTTGGCACGGTGAGATTTTTCCAGTGACCGCATTCGGGCACACCCTGACTTCTCATCTGGTCACTTTTGTCAGCCAGTCAAAGGACGGCGAAGTCATCGCACGAATGTTGGAGCGCATTGGCCATACAACGGTGCGAGGGTCCAGCACCCGCGGCGGTGTACGGGCACTGATAAAGGCCAGGCGGATCATGGAAAAGGAAAATCGTATGGCGGTTTTCACCATTGATGGCCCCAAGGGCCCCCGGCACAAGGCCAAGGAAGGTGTCATCTTCCTGGCTCAGCTTGCAGGAGCCAAGATTGTCCCCCTGCGGGCCTTTCCAAAACGCAAAAAGGTTTTCGAGAAATCCTGGGACCGCTTTGTGTTGCCCATGCCATTCACACGTTGCCCCGTATATATCGGCGAGCCCATGGAAGTGACCACCGAAAAGCTGACTGAAGAGGTTATGGCCCGAGAAACCGCTCGTCTTGAAGCCCGTATGCACGAGTTGAAGCCAGAGTAG
- a CDS encoding DNA translocase FtsK 4TM domain-containing protein, protein MAKRRKTTVTTEKRKGRGNEFIGLFFLFLSAFLFLSILSFSPGDPSFNQAVTAGRKVQNVVGYAGSYCAGFLVEMFGMGAVFWPLYFLYLGLTRFVSRLKLSPVRWLGIVGLLIAFEAWAMHPWFFTVPEDAYGLIGSGFFGRSIITKYTMPYLRPVGTFLLWLFVTIISLQAVIGFTWESVWTLLVRWWGIYRQGAALRAEKRAEKRAERRAAKDQAKEQEPESVEEDMGLQFVDLDAGEDDRPAKAPKPAKTPKPKPAPAKPAQAKAPAAPGGLPSPELLTAPPAQTTSQTPAVLQPLADRLKECLNDFNVQGEMQRVVPGPVVTMFEFKPAPGIKVSKIEGLTDDIALALRAESVRIEAPIPGKDSVGVEIPNIEREMVYLREILESKEFTSSKSPLTLALGKDIQGATKVADLARMPHLLVAGATGAGKSVGINGFLLSLLYKAGPEDVKLLLVDPKRIELAPYADLPHLVHPVVTDMNMAKSALEWAVFEMDCRYEKMAQLGVRNIEGYNKKLEEFGNNVPEEFEHMTHMPYLVIIIDELADLMMTAAKDVEQCIVRLAQLARAAGIHMILATQRPSVDVVTGLIKANFPTRISFFVTSKFDSRTILDGVGAERLLGKGDMLFKPSGGKLKRMHGAYVDETEIAHVVDFWKDAVPQEFDLDFSDWSPNGSSEAGPGGVGDSGDPVYDEAVQFVLSQGKASISLLQRRLRIGFNRAARFIEQMEMDGILGPQEGSKPRKVIKPE, encoded by the coding sequence ATGGCGAAACGACGGAAAACCACGGTCACTACGGAGAAGCGAAAAGGGCGCGGCAACGAGTTCATCGGGCTGTTCTTTCTTTTCCTCTCCGCGTTCCTGTTCCTCAGCATCCTTTCCTTCAGCCCAGGCGATCCGAGCTTCAACCAGGCCGTCACCGCCGGGCGCAAGGTCCAGAATGTGGTCGGTTATGCGGGCTCGTATTGCGCCGGCTTTCTGGTGGAGATGTTCGGCATGGGGGCCGTGTTCTGGCCGCTGTATTTCCTCTATCTCGGCCTGACCCGCTTCGTGTCTCGGCTGAAGCTTTCGCCTGTGCGCTGGCTGGGGATTGTCGGGCTGCTCATCGCCTTCGAGGCCTGGGCCATGCACCCGTGGTTTTTCACCGTGCCCGAGGACGCGTACGGCCTCATCGGTTCCGGTTTCTTCGGCCGGTCCATAATCACTAAATATACCATGCCGTATCTGCGGCCTGTGGGCACATTCCTGCTCTGGTTGTTTGTGACCATAATCTCTCTGCAAGCCGTGATCGGCTTCACCTGGGAATCGGTCTGGACGCTGCTTGTTCGTTGGTGGGGGATCTACCGACAAGGCGCGGCCCTGCGTGCCGAAAAGCGGGCGGAGAAACGGGCAGAGCGTCGTGCGGCCAAAGACCAGGCCAAGGAGCAGGAGCCCGAATCCGTTGAAGAGGATATGGGGCTTCAGTTCGTTGATCTCGATGCAGGCGAGGATGATCGCCCGGCCAAGGCTCCGAAGCCGGCCAAAACTCCCAAGCCCAAACCCGCTCCGGCCAAACCGGCGCAAGCCAAGGCTCCGGCCGCTCCGGGGGGATTGCCCAGCCCGGAGTTGCTCACCGCGCCCCCTGCACAGACGACCTCTCAAACTCCGGCCGTTTTGCAGCCTCTGGCCGATCGACTGAAGGAATGCCTTAACGATTTCAATGTGCAGGGCGAGATGCAGCGGGTTGTCCCCGGCCCGGTGGTAACCATGTTCGAGTTCAAGCCCGCACCCGGCATCAAGGTCTCCAAGATCGAAGGCCTGACCGATGACATTGCCCTGGCATTGCGCGCAGAGTCCGTGCGTATCGAGGCCCCCATCCCGGGCAAGGACAGCGTGGGCGTGGAGATCCCGAACATTGAACGCGAAATGGTCTATCTGCGCGAGATTCTGGAATCAAAGGAATTTACCAGTTCCAAGTCACCCCTGACCCTGGCTCTGGGCAAGGACATCCAGGGAGCTACCAAGGTGGCCGATCTGGCGCGTATGCCGCACCTCCTGGTGGCGGGTGCCACCGGCGCAGGCAAGTCCGTGGGCATCAACGGATTTTTGCTTTCACTGCTGTACAAGGCCGGCCCTGAGGACGTTAAGCTCCTGTTGGTGGACCCCAAGCGCATCGAGCTGGCACCGTACGCGGACCTTCCGCACCTGGTTCATCCCGTGGTCACGGACATGAACATGGCCAAGAGCGCCCTTGAATGGGCGGTTTTCGAGATGGACTGCCGGTACGAGAAAATGGCCCAGCTGGGCGTCCGCAACATCGAGGGGTACAACAAGAAACTCGAGGAATTCGGCAACAATGTGCCCGAAGAGTTCGAGCACATGACGCATATGCCGTACCTGGTCATCATCATTGACGAACTCGCAGACCTGATGATGACCGCGGCCAAGGATGTGGAGCAATGTATCGTTCGGCTGGCCCAGCTGGCGCGCGCGGCAGGCATCCACATGATCCTGGCCACTCAGCGGCCCAGCGTGGACGTTGTCACCGGCCTTATCAAGGCCAACTTCCCCACGCGCATCTCCTTTTTCGTCACTTCGAAGTTCGATTCCAGAACCATTCTTGACGGGGTGGGCGCGGAGCGTTTGCTGGGCAAGGGCGATATGCTCTTCAAGCCGAGCGGCGGCAAGCTCAAGCGGATGCACGGCGCGTACGTCGACGAGACGGAAATTGCGCATGTGGTCGATTTCTGGAAGGACGCCGTGCCCCAGGAATTCGATCTGGACTTCAGCGACTGGAGTCCCAACGGGAGCAGTGAAGCGGGTCCCGGCGGGGTCGGCGACTCGGGCGACCCGGTTTACGACGAAGCGGTACAGTTCGTGCTTTCACAAGGCAAGGCTTCCATTTCCCTGTTGCAACGCAGGCTGCGCATAGGATTCAACCGCGCGGCCCGCTTCATTGAGCAAATGGAAATGGACGGCATCCTCGGCCCCCAGGAGGGGAGTAAGCCTCGTAAGGTCATCAAGCCGGAATAA
- the yihA gene encoding ribosome biogenesis GTP-binding protein YihA/YsxC — translation MNRTIELVKTIYEIKQLEDFDEPQIALAGRSNVGKSSLVNRLAGRKSLAKISSKPGKTRSLNYYRVQPDGYFLVDLPGYGYAKCSKQERIKWAKLIEAYMKDNKSLKAVAVLLDSRLSPQKIDLELTAYVRSLGIPVIPVLTKADKPKQRELAQLQKQWQDILQQDKAPVLFSSKTGKGEEKLWNRLGEHAGL, via the coding sequence ATGAACCGAACCATCGAGTTAGTCAAAACAATATACGAAATCAAGCAGCTTGAGGACTTTGACGAGCCCCAGATCGCCCTGGCGGGCCGGTCCAACGTGGGCAAATCGTCGCTGGTCAACAGGCTGGCAGGCCGCAAGTCCCTGGCCAAAATCAGCTCCAAGCCCGGCAAGACGCGTAGTCTCAACTACTATCGCGTTCAACCGGACGGCTATTTTCTGGTGGACCTGCCCGGCTACGGCTACGCCAAGTGCTCCAAGCAGGAGCGGATCAAATGGGCCAAGCTCATCGAAGCCTACATGAAGGACAACAAGAGCCTCAAGGCCGTGGCCGTGCTCCTCGACTCCAGGCTCTCACCGCAGAAGATCGACCTGGAATTGACCGCCTATGTTCGCAGTCTGGGTATACCGGTCATCCCTGTGCTGACCAAGGCGGATAAGCCCAAGCAACGAGAGCTGGCTCAGCTTCAAAAGCAGTGGCAGGACATCCTGCAGCAGGACAAAGCGCCTGTGCTCTTTTCCAGCAAGACTGGCAAGGGTGAGGAAAAACTGTGGAATAGACTCGGCGAACACGCCGGGTTGTGA
- a CDS encoding pseudouridine synthase produces MSNAPTDTIRLNKFIAQCGVASRRGADDMVFAGRVTVNGETADSPGFQVDPASDKVAVDGKIIGLKASAGELTLILHKPVETVTTASDPQGRKTVLDLLPPEIRRKRPFPVGRLDFFSEGLLLLTTDGDLCYRLTHPKYHLPKVYMVTIRGSVPQKAVQAMRNGMTLKEGDKLAPAKVRPQKPIAGTQQLEITLIQGVNRQIRRMCDEFGLTILRLRRVQQGPVALGNLKPGMWRELTEAESTALKKEVGL; encoded by the coding sequence ATGTCCAACGCCCCTACCGATACCATACGACTGAATAAGTTTATCGCCCAATGCGGCGTCGCGTCTCGTCGCGGCGCCGACGATATGGTCTTTGCCGGGCGGGTAACCGTCAACGGCGAGACCGCCGATTCACCCGGATTCCAGGTCGACCCCGCCAGCGACAAGGTGGCGGTCGACGGAAAGATCATCGGTTTGAAGGCAAGCGCGGGCGAATTGACGCTCATACTGCACAAACCGGTGGAGACCGTGACAACGGCCAGCGACCCTCAGGGCCGCAAAACCGTTCTTGATCTACTCCCGCCGGAAATCCGCAGGAAACGGCCCTTCCCTGTGGGCAGACTGGACTTCTTTTCCGAAGGACTGCTTCTGCTGACCACGGATGGCGATCTCTGTTACCGCCTGACCCATCCCAAATACCATTTGCCCAAGGTCTATATGGTGACCATTCGTGGCTCGGTCCCGCAAAAGGCGGTCCAGGCCATGCGCAACGGCATGACCTTGAAGGAAGGCGACAAGCTCGCGCCGGCCAAGGTGCGCCCGCAAAAGCCCATCGCCGGAACGCAACAGCTCGAGATTACCCTTATTCAGGGAGTGAACCGACAGATCCGTCGGATGTGCGATGAGTTCGGGCTCACCATCTTGCGGCTCAGGCGCGTGCAACAGGGACCGGTCGCCCTGGGCAACCTCAAGCCCGGCATGTGGCGCGAGCTGACCGAAGCGGAATCCACGGCCCTGAAGAAAGAGGTTGGACTCTAG
- a CDS encoding LptF/LptG family permease, whose product MKIIGVLNRYLIRQNLYLMAICLAVGTSLYLLSDIFDRLDDFIRAGLGAQTILFYFIVKIPLIVSQLMPAVFLLAMVVQLGVLSRSREMLALRAGGVSFAWFIRFFVIYALVWSLGQLVFSQFLGVFGEQEANRIWKEDVRKKQLDELTIHDLWFRDGPFIVLAKTAQPSKSRASDITVYEFTTDNQELIRILNAKKALIDDHGWGLLDVHELDTRTFITVDRPSQFLSVRQNLSAYAAVELQGDTAQLPLLELSKAIARLQESGSNVEMLQTIWHSKLSYAFSMVIMALLALSLVTFSENVYANIGLALILIFIQYGTHVVGTTAGEKGVLPPIIAAWFGNGIMGFMACLRLAWVAMPGFRATIRTAVQGLIPGRA is encoded by the coding sequence ATGAAGATCATCGGCGTCCTGAACCGGTATCTAATCCGCCAGAATCTCTATCTCATGGCTATCTGCCTGGCTGTGGGCACCAGCCTGTATCTCTTGTCGGATATTTTCGACAGGCTTGATGACTTCATCCGTGCCGGGCTGGGCGCGCAGACCATCCTGTTCTATTTCATCGTCAAGATTCCGCTCATCGTCTCACAGCTCATGCCAGCGGTTTTCCTGCTGGCCATGGTCGTTCAGCTGGGGGTGCTCAGCCGGTCGCGGGAGATGCTCGCCTTGCGTGCCGGAGGGGTGTCCTTTGCGTGGTTCATCCGATTTTTCGTGATCTACGCTTTGGTCTGGAGTCTTGGACAGTTGGTGTTCTCCCAGTTCCTGGGCGTGTTCGGCGAACAGGAAGCCAACCGTATATGGAAGGAGGACGTCAGGAAGAAGCAGCTGGACGAGTTGACTATCCATGATCTGTGGTTCCGGGATGGGCCGTTCATCGTGCTCGCCAAGACAGCCCAACCGAGCAAGAGCAGGGCGAGCGATATTACGGTCTATGAGTTCACCACGGACAATCAGGAGCTTATCCGAATCCTGAACGCCAAGAAGGCGCTCATCGATGACCATGGTTGGGGACTTCTGGACGTCCATGAGTTGGACACCCGTACGTTCATTACCGTGGATCGGCCCTCGCAGTTCCTGTCCGTTCGCCAGAACCTGAGCGCGTATGCTGCGGTGGAGCTCCAGGGGGATACGGCGCAATTGCCGCTGTTGGAACTGTCCAAGGCAATAGCGCGACTACAGGAGTCGGGGTCCAACGTGGAGATGCTGCAAACCATCTGGCACAGCAAGTTGTCCTACGCCTTCTCCATGGTGATCATGGCCCTGCTGGCCTTGAGTCTGGTGACCTTTTCAGAGAACGTCTACGCCAATATCGGCCTCGCGCTCATACTCATATTCATACAGTATGGCACCCACGTGGTCGGGACGACCGCAGGGGAGAAGGGCGTGTTGCCGCCGATAATCGCGGCCTGGTTCGGCAACGGAATCATGGGATTCATGGCCTGTCTGCGATTGGCCTGGGTGGCCATGCCCGGATTCAGGGCGACCATCCGTACCGCGGTTCAGGGGCTGATTCCCGGCCGGGCTTAA
- a CDS encoding type II 3-dehydroquinate dehydratase produces MDKLKILIMNGPNLGHIGTRQPEIYGSKTMDDMPELLSQIMGAKGEEVTLEHFQSNSEGALIDRLEQAREQGVDGVVFNAGAYTHTSLALADCLAWIGIPCVEVHISNIWARTDQPLRQQSLMGERCIGVIAGFGILGYALGVQALYQRLRG; encoded by the coding sequence ATGGACAAGCTCAAAATTTTGATCATGAACGGCCCCAACCTCGGCCATATCGGTACGCGCCAGCCCGAGATCTACGGCTCAAAGACCATGGATGATATGCCTGAGCTCCTTTCGCAGATCATGGGAGCCAAGGGGGAAGAGGTCACGCTGGAACATTTTCAGTCCAACTCCGAGGGCGCGCTCATAGACAGACTGGAGCAGGCTCGAGAACAGGGTGTGGACGGCGTGGTTTTCAATGCCGGGGCCTACACCCATACCTCACTCGCCCTGGCAGACTGCCTGGCCTGGATCGGTATTCCCTGCGTGGAAGTGCACATCAGCAACATCTGGGCGCGTACGGATCAGCCCCTGCGTCAGCAGTCATTGATGGGCGAGAGGTGCATCGGCGTGATTGCCGGATTCGGGATTCTGGGTTATGCCCTCGGTGTCCAGGCGCTGTACCAACGGCTCCGGGGCTGA
- a CDS encoding outer membrane lipoprotein carrier protein LolA, with translation MSRKFIAIFVLVSVLLLPAFAGADDAIPAQDLPDLIQKRYETLKTFRADFTQELTNVASGEVQKRQGKIWFRQPSQVRWETSAPEKELLVVGPKFAWDYIPDEELAIKYGVTALLDSKTILRFLSGQANIKEDFVVRTEWPGADEVRDKWGKDLTVLQLVPKEAEPGMVLAFVGVEPKTGLLKQVMIVDFYGNGNEVQLSNVETDVDLAKDMFTFTPPEGTQVEDNTQGF, from the coding sequence ATGTCTAGAAAGTTCATTGCCATTTTTGTCCTGGTTTCCGTCCTCCTGCTTCCGGCCTTTGCCGGAGCGGACGATGCGATCCCGGCGCAGGATTTGCCGGACCTGATTCAGAAGCGATACGAGACCCTTAAAACTTTTCGGGCTGATTTTACCCAGGAACTGACGAACGTCGCCAGTGGCGAAGTGCAGAAGCGTCAGGGTAAGATCTGGTTCCGCCAGCCCTCGCAGGTGCGTTGGGAAACCTCGGCCCCGGAAAAGGAACTGCTCGTGGTCGGACCCAAATTTGCCTGGGACTACATCCCTGATGAGGAACTGGCCATAAAGTACGGGGTGACGGCGCTGCTCGATTCCAAAACGATTTTGCGTTTCCTCTCGGGCCAGGCCAATATCAAGGAAGATTTCGTGGTCCGGACCGAATGGCCGGGCGCGGACGAGGTCCGGGACAAGTGGGGCAAGGATTTGACCGTGCTGCAGCTGGTGCCCAAAGAGGCCGAGCCGGGCATGGTTTTGGCCTTTGTCGGTGTGGAGCCGAAAACCGGGCTGCTCAAACAGGTGATGATCGTGGATTTCTACGGCAACGGCAACGAGGTCCAGCTTTCCAATGTGGAAACCGACGTGGACCTGGCCAAGGACATGTTTACCTTCACCCCGCCCGAAGGCACACAGGTGGAGGACAACACCCAGGGTTTCTAG
- the lptF gene encoding LPS export ABC transporter permease LptF: MKLLQRQIFFELLKLFGLTVSCLLGLILVGRMLQLRSLFLSQNIGVLNILQLFFFLTPFFLLLITPIATMLSVFLTFLRMSTDNELVALKASGVSLYRMLPAPVLFCGLCTLFAFFISFWGLAWGMDMFKTKLYYFAKTNSKFALQPGVFNKEFPGITFYAHQVDNDKGELKFAFVRDDSIKGTSVVVVAPEAEVVSKPRQAEIHVVFHNGRIFRKSGDELNILKFGTYAIRLDLGKLLTGFNFVEQKAKDMPFSRLMDIRNDHSLMPHESDRFFRKVDTEFYKRLTLPLGCFILGMFAIPIASVFRGLKQQYGLLMAMGLFMVYYTMFSIGVSMGESGSIPPQYGMWAPDILFVFVALFGMRYANLERTPSIVHWLMSLRLPGRKGEAGA; this comes from the coding sequence GTGAAACTGCTACAGCGTCAGATATTCTTTGAGCTGCTCAAGCTCTTCGGCTTGACCGTGTCCTGCCTTCTGGGTCTCATCCTGGTCGGCAGGATGTTGCAATTGCGCTCCTTGTTCCTTTCCCAGAACATCGGTGTGCTGAACATATTGCAACTGTTCTTCTTCTTGACTCCCTTTTTCCTGCTGCTGATCACGCCCATCGCCACCATGCTCAGCGTCTTTCTGACCTTCCTGCGCATGAGCACGGACAACGAGCTGGTGGCGCTCAAGGCGAGCGGAGTCAGCCTTTACCGCATGCTCCCCGCGCCCGTGCTGTTTTGCGGCCTGTGCACGCTGTTCGCCTTTTTCATCTCCTTCTGGGGGCTGGCCTGGGGCATGGATATGTTCAAGACCAAGCTCTATTACTTTGCCAAGACCAATTCCAAATTCGCCTTGCAGCCGGGTGTGTTCAACAAGGAATTTCCGGGCATTACCTTCTATGCCCACCAGGTGGACAACGACAAGGGCGAGTTGAAGTTCGCGTTTGTCCGCGACGACTCAATCAAAGGCACTTCGGTGGTCGTGGTCGCGCCGGAAGCCGAGGTTGTCTCCAAGCCGAGGCAGGCCGAAATTCACGTGGTCTTCCATAACGGGCGCATCTTCCGCAAGAGCGGCGACGAATTGAACATTCTCAAGTTCGGCACCTATGCCATCAGGCTCGATCTGGGCAAGCTTTTGACCGGCTTCAATTTTGTGGAGCAGAAGGCCAAGGACATGCCGTTTTCCCGCCTAATGGATATCCGTAACGACCATAGCCTGATGCCTCACGAGAGCGATCGCTTTTTCCGCAAGGTGGATACGGAGTTCTACAAACGGCTGACTTTGCCTCTGGGCTGCTTCATCCTGGGTATGTTTGCCATTCCCATCGCTTCCGTCTTCCGGGGCTTGAAGCAGCAGTATGGCCTGCTCATGGCCATGGGGCTGTTCATGGTCTACTACACCATGTTCTCCATCGGCGTGAGCATGGGCGAATCGGGTTCGATCCCGCCCCAGTACGGCATGTGGGCTCCGGACATCCTGTTCGTGTTCGTGGCCCTTTTCGGTATGCGTTACGCCAACCTTGAGCGCACGCCATCCATTGTCCACTGGCTGATGAGCCTGCGTCTGCCGGGGCGCAAGGGGGAGGCCGGAGCATGA
- the efp gene encoding elongation factor P gives MISTKDFRTGLKIEIDGKPFEIIEFQHFKPGKGGAMVRTKLRQMMTGQVLDKTFRSGEKVDKPDMSVTEMQYIFRDGENFVFMDLETYEQMHVPGDNVGPQGGFIKEGDTVKVLLYNGELIGVDLPANVSLTVAQTDPGIQGDRVSNATKPATMETGLKVNVPLFINEGDTIKVDTRSGEYLGRE, from the coding sequence ATGATTTCAACCAAGGATTTCAGGACCGGCCTGAAGATCGAGATTGACGGCAAGCCTTTCGAAATTATTGAATTCCAGCATTTCAAGCCCGGCAAGGGCGGGGCCATGGTGCGCACCAAGCTGCGCCAGATGATGACCGGCCAGGTGCTGGACAAGACCTTCCGCTCCGGCGAAAAGGTCGACAAGCCGGACATGTCCGTCACCGAGATGCAGTACATCTTCCGTGACGGCGAGAACTTCGTGTTCATGGACCTCGAGACCTACGAGCAGATGCACGTTCCCGGTGACAACGTGGGCCCGCAGGGCGGTTTCATCAAGGAAGGCGATACCGTGAAGGTGCTGCTTTACAATGGTGAACTCATCGGCGTGGACCTGCCCGCCAACGTCAGCCTGACGGTGGCCCAGACCGATCCCGGCATCCAGGGCGACCGCGTGTCCAACGCCACCAAGCCCGCCACCATGGAAACCGGCCTGAAGGTCAACGTCCCGCTGTTCATTAACGAAGGCGACACCATCAAGGTCGATACCCGTAGCGGAGAGTATCTTGGTCGCGAATAA